gtttagcagttttgttcataaattcatgtttcttactgtcTTAAATGTTTTTGAgtgtggtaacgtaacttctgtaagtcATACGTCCggtcaatcatctagtgtgacatcatcgacaggcgcaggaccccagccggctagaaggaaacatggcgtctaatatggcgtcccccaaaaACGCTAGCCTTTGTACTTTAgagccgatttttatggttatttggtACAAAACCACCAATAATTTTCAATGACTGGAGAAAATTTTACTCATTTTCACCAAAATTTTGATGGATAttcccagagattaacggtaaaaactacacattgtcccttattCTTTACAATTTTGGGCTTCACTTCATTTCTTTCACATAATGTTTGTCCTTAAAAATAACATGATAGCAATGCAATCATTCTCCAGTCAAAGGCTGACAAAAGGCAttgtaggacacacacacacacacacacacacatatatactcaAATATTTTTGGCCTCTCTCTGTTCCTCAGGTGCCGGTCCAGATGGAATTGAAGAAATTAAAAGACATCGCTTTTTTGCATCAATAGACTGGGATGTAAGTTCCTTATTAACGAGGATAAAATATAATTAGTAAACATAATATATTACATATTGgtaacttccatccatccattgttgtttgagccaccttaactggctcctctcgatgcggaggagcagcgggtctactccatgcccctcccagatgactaagcttctcactctaacactaagggagagcccagccaccctgcggagaaaacgtattttggctgcttgtatccgcgatctcgttcttttggtcactacccaaagtttgtaaccataggtgagggtaagaacgtagagctaccagtaaatcgagagcttcgccttccagctcagctctcttaaccacaacagaccggtacaacgcctgcatcactgcagatgcagcacttaACCACCTATCGTTCttccgctccatctttccctcactcctgaGATAGTGGAATTCCTCCACTAGAGGCAGGACCttctccctgacctggagaaagccTTCAATCCTTTTCCGACTTGGGTAACTTGTGTTGCCTTATAAGAATACCTTTGAGTTTCTCACCGGCAGCTCACCATCATGAATCAGTCATTATTTTCTTTTATATCTACAAAAGTTTTCCAGTCAGATAGTTTCTACCAATTACAcattccatcatcatcatctacccTTGACATCTTTGATGCTTGGAATAAATTATTCTCTACTCTAAAATTGCTCTTATTTAGAGTTTCTCTTTAAACGGTTTCTTAAATAATGTGTCAAAGTTTTGCAGCGTTTAGGATCAACAGAACGGTGTTGAATCGGTGACACCTACGGGCCACATGTAGAAACTGCAGAAACCAGCAGTTGTCAACAGTCATGAAAACAAACACCAGTCATCCTTATGCAGCCTTAGATTGTTGCACATTTCTGATTTACACTTTGTTTAGTTATAATAATATTTTATTAATCAGTTATTTGCACACTGACATTAAAGCTTGTATGGGTTCTGTGTTACTGGATGGACTTTGACACATTTTATGTGACATCAGAGATGCTTACCACACctatgattctgattctgaacacCAGTCTATTTACAGTGATGAGGGTCGTGTTTGATTTTGTGATGAAGTCAGTTGTTTCTGATGTAacattttgtgttttattctGTAGAAGTTGTACAAGAAGGAGATGAGACCGCCGTTCAAACCGACTGTCGGAAGACCCGAAGACACTTTCCACTTTGACCCTGAGTTCACTTCCAGAACACCAACAGGTCACTCAGATATGCAACAAACATGTTCAGGCTCAGAGACGCAAATCAGAACTTATAAATGAACATGTTTTAATGCGGTTTTGTAAAACTTTTCTTTGTGTTTGTGTCGTTCGGTGTCCAGATTCCCCCGGCATCCCCCCAAGTGCAAACACGCACCAGTTGTTTCGTGGTTTCAGCTTTGTGGCCACTAATCAAACCAATCAGGAGGCCAGCGTCGCCCCTGTAGCGCCTTCACATCAGGAGGTGAACATCAACCCCATAGCACAGGTCATTATAACAACCGGTCTAATTAAAATATATTCTATCAAGCCAGTAAAAAGCTTTAGTTTGTTCACAAAAAAAGATTTTATTTCATTATAAAACTGTTTTGTGTGCGTTCTCTGATAGCACATTCGTGGTGATGTGGCCTTCAAAGACGTGTATGAGCTGAAGGAAGAAGTTGAACGGACGGGAGCATTCGTCCGTAGAAGATGTCACCACAGAGTCACAGCCGTGGAGTATTCAGTAAAGGTAGGTGAATGTCACCATGCTCTCCAGGAGAACAGGAAACATTTAGAACATTTATTGAGGCCAAAAGGGTCAACAGTAGTTAGTACTGTCACTTCAAATAATGAAATtattgattttatttataaatcagCAAGTTATCTCACATGCCGGTCTATAATTGGACCATCAGCACTTTTCTGGCTAACGCAGTGGTGTCATGTCTTTACAACTCTAAAGAACATAGTGCATCTGTTCTCAGGAAACATCTAAATGcatttttggttttgttttgagaatttaaatccatccatctgttgtcatCCAGTTAACTGGGTCGAGTTGCggcagcagcagcctaagcagagaggcccagactttgctctccccagccacttgggccagctcctcctgggaaatcccaaggcgttcatgGATCCTGGCCAGCCGATAAACATaatccctccatcgtgtcctgggtcttcatttAGGTCTCCCCCTAGTTGGATCTCACCAAAGAGGCAtaaccagatgccagagccacctcaactggctcctctcgttgtggaggagcagcggatctacttcgagaccctcccagatgaccgagcttctcaccctatctctaaggaagagcccagatggtctgcggagaaaactcattactTGTATATGTGACCAaagatgagggtaggaatgtagatgacTGATAAATCTTCATCACAACGGACCGgtccaacgcccacatcactgcagatgcagcaccaatccaccgatcaatctcacgctccagctttccctcactcgtgaacaacaccccgagatacttaaactcccccacttgaggcaggacctcattcctgacctggagaaagcattctacccttttccaactcaaaacATGAAATGAAAATTTTAAATGACATTTGATTTATTTGATTAAATGCAAGTAGTAATATCTCAGCCTACAGCGGGCCTAAATAATAAGAATACTGTAAAAACTCTACATGTTCAGTGTTTCAGAAAGACTTAATATTTTAAGAATGCTCTCAGACAAATGCATTTAGTGGTCGTAGTCTGTGAATTTAGTTAAAACTACACAAAATGTGCATTTTTCCTGCTGTCATGGAAATGCAACATTTACACCTCCCCTGTTGTCACACTGTTTTGATCCTTCTTAGTTGTTTTCTAGGAAAGATACACAGATGTCTCATGCTgatgtttttcttattttataACAGCGTCACCTAGCTTCTTTGTTTTCATGGTCTTTTAGCTTAGCCGTTTTATCTACTGTGTCTTTTATTGTTTAATCGTTTTGTTATTTTTCTCTTGTTATTTAAATATTGATTGTCTGATTGGTGAATGCTGTATTTTGTCCCGTTGTTTGAACCTTTCATGTAGCACTTGGTCAGCTGCTGTGCTGTTTATGAATGTGCCGTAAAAATAAGATACGGTTCTTCAGAATATATAAAATTATGTTTGTTTTTCGTTTGTTTTCATCAGATTATTGACAGAACCAAGAAAGATCCATCAGAGGAGATTGAGATTTTGTTGAGATATGGACAGCATGCAAATATAATAACCCTGAGGGATGTAAGTATATCACACAAAGTCAAATTtgtgaataaaatagaatagaatagaatagaatagaatagaatagaatagaatagaaaagaaaATACTTGATTGATCCcaaagtggggaaattcactcattAAGGCAGCATATACACTTAAGAGAATAGGATGGGTTTATCATCTTTTTCAATatctataatttatttatttatctatttatctatttattgcaGAGTTGTTTAAATAGAGTTTTGTTTTTGCCTATTTTATTCTGCCTGTAGGTGTTTGACGATGGCCAGTATGTTTATTTAGTCCTGGACGTCCTCAGAGGGAACGAGCTGCTGGACAGAGTTTTGACACTTCCAGATTTCACAGAGAGAGATGCATCAGACATCGTCTGCACGCTGACAAAAACTGTGGAATATTTACACTCTCAAGGGGTAAGGTGTATAGACATAAAGGTGTTCTGATGCGGCGAAACTTGCATTATAAAAGTTCCAGTGACCATTAGATTTGGCCTTTTTTGTTGCATCAGGTTGTGCATCGAGACCTGAAGCCCAGCAACATTTGCTACGCTGATGACGGCGGACTCCCAGAATCCATCAGGATTTGTGATTTTGGTTTTGCTAAACAGCTCAGAGCTGAAAACGGTCTGCTGATGACGCCATGTTACACCGCCACATTCATGGCTCCCGAggtataatactaataataatcacAATTGCAAGACAAAACATGCATCATCTCTACAAAAAAATCACAAACAACAAAGCAGCTGACAAAATAAACACTAAACATGCTGATTTGTGTGTTTAGGTTCTGAAAAAGCAGGGTTATGATGCAGCCTGTGACATCTGGAGCTTGGGGATCCTTCTCTACACCATGATAGCTGGGTCAGTAACACTAACAGGGTTTTTGTTATGCAGACTCCCACTTTCGGCACATAAAACCATGCAGTATCATCATTCTGATGCTGTTTCCACAATAACATCTCCTGGTATATGAAAACAACTTGTTTTGCTCTTGTCACACTAAAGATTCCCGAGTGTTTTGAGATTTTGTTTTCATTCATTTATGACACTTTATAATATCTTTTCAGCTTCAGCCCGTATGCCAGCAGCCATAATGACACTGCTGAGGAGATTCTGGCTCAGATCGGGAGTGGGAAAGTCATCATCACAGGAGGGAACTGGGACTTGGTGTCAGAAGCTGCCAAGGTGACATCCTTAGGCTTCTTCATTCCTATCTGAACAGTCACCTTGGGAACATGATTCTGATGTTGTTTAATCATGCTAACACTATATATGTGCATGTTGGGTTTCTTTTACAGGACATTGTGACAAAGATGCTCCACGTGGACCCTCACCAGCGTCTTACTGCCCCACaggttttattctttttttctatTCTGTGAAGGACTTCAATCAGTTTTACACTGTTATAAGGTTCTCGACAGAAAAAGTTGGTTGGCTTACTGTTATTGGCAGGGGCGGTTCTAGGGAGAGTCTAAGGTGGGCAAGTGCCAACCTGTCAGCAAGCTTGGATCTCCCTGTGGGCCCCCCATGCAAAGGGCGGATCTTATGCATTAATAAGTTTAGATTTTTTACCATCATTTTGCCTAACCAGGTCCTTCCGCGAAGGGTAATATGCAGAAATCAGCCGTTGTCATAGTGGATAGGTGCGTTTACCAGCCGTGCAGCACAGCCGTTTGGCTGCATGGGGTGAAGGACGTGTCACTTTGACTCTGAGTTTATCATGTACGCACTACGCTTCCAGAATGTATCAAGCTCAGTCattcagatcaggccagacaggaagtcaaacacgaagGCTGTGTAACACCTGGAAACTTTCCAAATAAGTCatatgcagatttccagttgcttaactagttACCTGGGAAAACTCTGTAGCCGAGGTAAACGGAACAGAAAATGacccacagacctttttggataaaTGCTATTGTCTTTTATTACGTGACCTGCAGAAATCACAAGTGGCCCTGCAATTCTCCGGTGAGTTTGTGACGTTGCGGGACCCAATGTGGGGAACAGTTTAGCCTCCATTTTGCATCTGAAACACTACCAATGGGAGGAAGCTTACGGGGAATACACGTCAATGTGAGACGTAGACCCAAAGCATGTGAATGAAATGACCGGAAATTGAAAAAAGAGGCTGACAGAAATGTTTTTTATGATTCCACTGAAATTAATAAAGACATCAAAGTATTTCTTTATTTTGCAAAATAGTTATATTTTACAACTTCATGAAAAACGATAAAACAGCTCAGCCGCAGCAAAATCAGTTATTATATCTTTGTGATTAACAGGCACAAATTTGAAATGTGTAATATGTGTAACATTTCCTTACAAATGTGCCTCTCTAACAGAGCAGCTACCCCCCTCACCTGTTTTTAACCCTTTGCAATAATGTTCAAATCAGGGTTATCAAACTCAAGTCCCCATGGGCCACCAAAGGTCTCCTATTCCTCCATGTTTTGTGGTTTCACTGCTCCAGCACATCTGAAACAATGGTTGTTTCATTACATCAGCAGGTCTTCatgttctgcagaagcctgttcatcATCCACTAATTAAAACTATGTGTGTTGGCGCAGAGAAACATCCTAAACATGGAGGATGGTGGCCTTCAAGTACTGGAGTTTTTTTTAAGATGTCAAAAAATTAGGGTATCTTATGGTACTTACAAAAAGTTATTACTTTAGTTTTTATTGGATATAGATTATATAAGTCCTTGTTGTAGCAATAAATTCATATAGCTTTCATGCTTTAGGTTCTTCGACACCCCTGGATTGTAGAGAGAGAACAGCTTTCTGACAAGAGTCTCACCAGACAGGACGCCGTCATCGTCAAGGTCAGCGGTCCGCTGTGAACGAGTGCTTTTGCTAAAATGCTCAATCACTCTGAATGTATCTTTATTTTTATATTCTGTTGAGAAATACTtttgaaaaaaagaaataaatattttACAAAATCATGCTAAAAATATGCAAAGGAACTATAAAACTATTTTGCTAAAAGAGCAAAACACGTTCAGATTTTTGGCAAATAAACAACATTCATCTGAAAACAAACTAATGTGTGGTGCTCTAAACTGTAAAATGCCTTTTCCCGTCCACTAGGTGGCGATGTTTGTCTCTTGTTGAGTTGTTCTCCAGATTAAACCAATGCACTTGCCTTTATGTTCCCTTCAGGGAGCATTGTCTGCTACCTACGCTGCTCTGAAGCGCTGTGCTCCAGCTCCGGTCCTCGAACCCGTGCACTCCTCCAGCCTGGCTCAGCGGAGAGGCATGAAAAAGCTGGAGAGTCAAAACAGCACCACCACCTCGGAGCCTGAAGAGAGTCAGTGATGTGAGAGGGTCGCTGAAGTCCTCACTAATGAggatggactttttattttattttgaaaagcacaaACCATGCCAAACTCAAGCTTCCTGCTCATACTGGCTTCAATTTAGGCTTTGGTTCACCCAGCTCATGGTGTAAATGTTTTTTTCAAATGTAAACTAATCTAACACTGTGATATAAATCATTTTGTGTGTTTTCATAAAAAGAGAGGACTCTCATCCAAGTGGCTTTAATAGAGAAGGTCTCCTA
This genomic window from Nothobranchius furzeri strain GRZ-AD chromosome 9, NfurGRZ-RIMD1, whole genome shotgun sequence contains:
- the LOC107382059 gene encoding ribosomal protein S6 kinase alpha-2; the encoded protein is MDTSTRKFTVRRWFSIYLKNKAARNKNSAGFCQLEDDSVLKEIDISHHVKEGCEKADPSQFQLLKVLGQGSYGKVFLVRKIRGVDRGQLYAMKVLKKATLKVRDRVRSKMERDILAEVNHPFIVKLHYAFQTEGKLYLILDFLRGGDLFTRLSKEVMFTEEDVKFYLAELALALDHLHSLGIIYRDLKPENILLDEDGHIKITDFGLSKEAIDHDKRAYSFCGTIEYMAPEVVNRRGHTQSADWWSFGVLMFEMLTGSLPFQGKDRKETMALILKAKLGMPQFLSPEVQSLLRALFKRNPVNRLGAGPDGIEEIKRHRFFASIDWDKLYKKEMRPPFKPTVGRPEDTFHFDPEFTSRTPTDSPGIPPSANTHQLFRGFSFVATNQTNQEASVAPVAPSHQEVNINPIAQHIRGDVAFKDVYELKEEVERTGAFVRRRCHHRVTAVEYSVKIIDRTKKDPSEEIEILLRYGQHANIITLRDVFDDGQYVYLVLDVLRGNELLDRVLTLPDFTERDASDIVCTLTKTVEYLHSQGVVHRDLKPSNICYADDGGLPESIRICDFGFAKQLRAENGLLMTPCYTATFMAPEVLKKQGYDAACDIWSLGILLYTMIAGFSPYASSHNDTAEEILAQIGSGKVIITGGNWDLVSEAAKDIVTKMLHVDPHQRLTAPQVLRHPWIVEREQLSDKSLTRQDAVIVKGALSATYAALKRCAPAPVLEPVHSSSLAQRRGMKKLESQNSTTTSEPEESQ